The following coding sequences lie in one Paraburkholderia largidicola genomic window:
- a CDS encoding FdhF/YdeP family oxidoreductase — MGKKKVIRIYSDPAGGWGALKATGEALTLQGIPVSGAKTLLHMNQPQGFDCPGCAWPDPKHTSSFEFCENGAKAVAWEATVNRCTPEFFAAHSVSELTAWDDYDLEMVGRLTHPMVYDAITDRYAPISWEDAFALVGRHLNALDHPDQADFYTSGRASNEAAFLYQLFVREFGSNNFPDCSNMCHEATSVGLPQSIGVGKGTVLLEDFEHADAIFIFGQNPGTNSPRMMSDLHSASRRGAKIVSFNPFRERALERFASPQNPVEMATLGYTPISTFLYQVKVGGDVAVLKGMMKAIVEADDAALAADKPRILDIEFIEGHTHGIDALLDDLRATSWDAIERHSGLSRADIENAANLYMQAKNAILVYGMGITQHHRGTENVQQIANLALLRGNVGREGAGICPVRGHSNVQGNRTVGITEKPSKGLIEGIERAFGFRPPANHGNDVIATLEAMMRGDAKVFIGLGGNFAAAIPDWVRMQEAIRKLDLTVHIATKLNRSHLVHGKEALILPCLGRTEIDIQAGGPQSITVEDSMSMVHASAGRNEPASPHLMSEPAIVAGIARATLGEKSRVPWEQMVANYDHIRDAIEIVFPIFQAYNERIRVPGGFHLTSSARERVWDTPTGRANFLVFKGLDENPWHDDPDALWLTTMRSHDQYNTTLYSHSDRYRGVFGQRDVVFMNQHELQKRGLHPGERVNIVALSTDGIERVVRSFKVVEYSLPDGCCGAYYPEVNPLVPLYAFDPQSRTPSYKSVPVKIVRAAAVGPDSATRAIVVQAAPQAEEASHA, encoded by the coding sequence ATGGGCAAAAAAAAGGTGATCCGCATTTACAGCGACCCCGCAGGCGGTTGGGGCGCGCTCAAGGCAACGGGTGAAGCGCTGACGCTTCAGGGCATCCCCGTCTCCGGCGCCAAGACGCTGCTGCACATGAACCAGCCGCAAGGCTTCGACTGTCCGGGTTGCGCGTGGCCCGACCCGAAGCACACGTCGTCTTTCGAATTCTGCGAGAACGGCGCGAAGGCCGTCGCATGGGAAGCGACCGTGAACCGCTGCACGCCCGAGTTCTTCGCCGCGCACAGCGTTTCCGAGCTGACCGCATGGGACGACTACGACCTCGAAATGGTCGGTCGTCTGACGCATCCGATGGTCTATGACGCGATCACGGACCGCTATGCGCCCATCAGCTGGGAAGATGCCTTCGCGCTCGTGGGCCGCCATCTGAACGCGCTCGATCATCCCGATCAGGCCGATTTCTATACGTCGGGCCGCGCGTCGAACGAAGCGGCATTTCTCTACCAGCTGTTCGTCCGCGAATTCGGCAGCAACAACTTCCCCGACTGCTCGAACATGTGCCACGAAGCGACGAGCGTCGGCTTGCCGCAATCGATCGGCGTCGGTAAAGGCACCGTGCTGCTGGAAGACTTCGAACACGCCGATGCGATCTTCATCTTCGGGCAGAATCCCGGCACCAACAGCCCGCGGATGATGAGCGACCTGCATTCGGCATCGCGCCGCGGCGCGAAGATCGTGTCGTTCAATCCGTTCCGCGAGCGAGCGCTGGAGCGCTTCGCGTCGCCGCAGAATCCCGTCGAAATGGCGACGCTCGGCTACACGCCCATCAGCACGTTCCTGTATCAGGTCAAGGTGGGCGGCGACGTCGCCGTGCTCAAGGGAATGATGAAGGCCATCGTCGAAGCCGACGACGCCGCGCTCGCCGCCGATAAACCGCGCATCCTCGATATCGAATTCATCGAAGGCCATACGCACGGCATCGATGCGTTGCTCGACGATCTGCGCGCAACGTCATGGGATGCGATCGAACGGCATTCGGGCCTGTCGCGCGCCGATATCGAGAATGCGGCCAACCTCTACATGCAGGCCAAGAACGCGATTCTCGTGTACGGCATGGGCATTACGCAGCACCATCGCGGCACGGAAAACGTCCAGCAGATCGCCAATCTCGCGCTGCTGCGCGGCAACGTCGGCCGCGAAGGCGCGGGCATCTGCCCGGTGCGCGGACACTCCAACGTGCAAGGCAACCGCACGGTCGGCATCACCGAGAAACCGAGCAAGGGCTTGATTGAAGGCATCGAACGCGCCTTCGGTTTTCGGCCGCCCGCCAACCACGGCAACGACGTGATCGCGACGCTCGAAGCGATGATGCGCGGCGACGCCAAAGTGTTCATCGGCCTGGGCGGCAATTTCGCGGCCGCGATTCCCGACTGGGTGCGCATGCAGGAAGCGATCCGCAAGCTCGATCTGACCGTGCACATCGCGACCAAGCTCAATCGCAGCCATCTCGTGCACGGCAAGGAAGCGCTGATTCTGCCGTGCCTCGGCCGCACGGAAATCGACATTCAGGCGGGCGGTCCGCAATCGATCACCGTCGAAGATTCGATGTCGATGGTGCACGCGTCCGCCGGGCGCAACGAACCTGCGTCGCCGCATCTGATGAGCGAGCCGGCCATCGTCGCGGGCATTGCGCGCGCGACGCTCGGCGAAAAGTCACGGGTGCCCTGGGAGCAGATGGTGGCGAACTACGACCATATTCGCGATGCAATCGAAATCGTGTTCCCGATTTTCCAGGCATACAACGAACGTATCCGCGTGCCGGGCGGTTTCCATCTGACGTCGAGCGCGCGCGAACGCGTGTGGGACACGCCGACGGGCCGCGCGAATTTCCTCGTCTTCAAGGGGCTCGACGAGAACCCGTGGCACGACGATCCCGACGCACTGTGGCTCACCACCATGCGCAGCCACGATCAGTACAACACCACGCTCTATTCGCACTCGGACCGCTATCGCGGCGTGTTCGGCCAGCGTGACGTCGTGTTCATGAACCAGCATGAGCTGCAAAAGCGCGGGCTGCATCCGGGCGAGCGCGTCAATATCGTCGCGCTCTCGACGGATGGCATCGAACGCGTGGTCCGCAGCTTCAAGGTGGTCGAGTATTCGCTGCCCGACGGATGCTGCGGCGCGTACTACCCCGAGGTGAATCCGCTAGTGCCGCTCTACGCGTTCGATCCGCAAAGCCGCACGCCGTCGTACAAGTCTGTGCCCGTGAAGATCGTGCGCGCCGCCGCCGTCGGCCCCGACTCCGCGACGCGCGCCATCGTCGTGCAAGCCGCGCCGCAAGCCGAGGAGGCCAGCCATGCTTGA
- a CDS encoding LysR family transcriptional regulator → MDKILSMRIFSRVVESGSFSAVAEHMNCSTGSVSRAVSSLEDQLHARLLQRTTRKVSLTEPGERYYQKCKKILADLEDAEAEAGDARTSARGTLRIHCVTDLGLAQLTHSILEYRKRFPSVAVQLKFLPRMANLLEDEVDVSIVAAPTLPDSRNVCKLIGHCERVLVASPAFLQTHRIETASDLDEHALTPMPFRIEPNGHPVKLSLVKPLGQQMGQEGAGQFAINDTEAIRIATLAGAGVAALPVHCVIDDIRNGRLLQLFPESRLQNTSVFAVYSSRHHIDAKIKTFIDFMTSHLKEALDTRLLNEHPHQPFSRIARVMENA, encoded by the coding sequence ATGGACAAGATCTTGAGCATGCGCATTTTCTCGCGCGTCGTCGAGTCGGGCAGCTTCAGCGCGGTGGCGGAGCACATGAACTGCAGCACGGGCAGCGTATCGCGCGCCGTGTCGTCGCTCGAAGACCAGCTGCACGCGCGACTCCTTCAACGCACGACACGCAAGGTTTCGCTGACGGAACCGGGCGAGCGCTACTACCAGAAGTGCAAGAAGATCCTCGCCGATCTCGAAGACGCCGAAGCCGAAGCGGGCGATGCCCGTACCAGCGCACGCGGCACGCTGCGGATTCACTGCGTGACCGATCTGGGTCTCGCGCAACTGACGCATTCCATTCTCGAGTATCGCAAGCGCTTTCCGTCGGTCGCCGTGCAATTGAAGTTTCTGCCGCGCATGGCGAATCTGCTCGAAGACGAAGTGGATGTGTCGATCGTCGCCGCACCGACGCTGCCCGACTCGCGCAACGTCTGCAAGCTGATCGGTCATTGCGAGCGCGTGCTGGTCGCCTCCCCTGCCTTTCTTCAGACGCATCGGATCGAAACCGCAAGCGACCTCGACGAGCATGCGCTGACGCCGATGCCGTTCCGGATCGAGCCGAACGGCCATCCCGTGAAACTCAGCCTCGTGAAGCCGCTGGGACAGCAGATGGGTCAGGAAGGCGCCGGCCAGTTCGCGATCAACGACACCGAGGCGATCCGCATTGCGACGCTGGCGGGCGCGGGCGTCGCGGCATTGCCGGTGCATTGCGTGATCGACGATATTCGCAATGGCAGGCTGCTTCAGTTATTCCCCGAATCGCGCCTTCAAAATACGAGCGTTTTCGCCGTTTATTCAAGCCGGCATCATATCGACGCGAAGATCAAGACCTTCATCGATTTCATGACGTCGCATCTGAAAGAAGCGCTCGACACCCGCCTTTTAAACGAGCACCCACATCAACCCTTCAGCCGTATAGCGCGCGTAATGGAGAATGCATGA
- a CDS encoding HD domain-containing protein — MNKNIAGVDIPDGALARAAFEHVRGVEPELLLHHALRVFLFAALIGCKEALAFDTELLYVGALFHNVGLNERYRRSRNRFEIDSANAAREFLRSHRADESATAQVWTAIALHTTPGIPEHMSPLVALVSAGVQMDVRGTRFHEFTAQQRDAIVHAFPRERGFKTKLIEMYACGMEHRPETTFGTVNADVLDRWDPDYRRLNFCGLVLGSEWPN, encoded by the coding sequence ATGAACAAGAACATTGCCGGCGTCGACATCCCCGACGGCGCGCTGGCTCGCGCGGCTTTCGAGCATGTTCGCGGTGTCGAACCCGAGTTGTTGCTGCATCATGCGCTGCGCGTGTTTCTGTTCGCTGCGTTGATCGGTTGCAAGGAAGCGCTCGCATTCGATACGGAACTGCTGTACGTTGGCGCGCTGTTTCACAACGTCGGGCTGAACGAGCGGTATCGCCGGTCGCGGAACCGCTTCGAGATCGACAGCGCGAACGCGGCGCGCGAATTCCTGCGCAGTCATCGCGCCGACGAATCCGCCACGGCGCAGGTGTGGACCGCGATCGCGCTGCATACCACGCCAGGCATTCCCGAGCACATGTCGCCGCTCGTCGCGCTGGTCAGCGCTGGCGTGCAGATGGACGTGCGCGGCACGCGCTTTCACGAGTTCACGGCGCAGCAGCGCGACGCCATCGTGCACGCGTTTCCGCGCGAACGCGGCTTCAAGACGAAGCTGATCGAGATGTACGCGTGCGGCATGGAGCATCGGCCCGAAACGACGTTCGGCACGGTCAACGCGGACGTGCTCGACCGATGGGACCCGGACTACCGGCGCCTGAATTTCTGCGGGCTGGTGCTGGGATCGGAGTGGCCCAACTAG
- a CDS encoding FAD-dependent oxidoreductase — MSTPAINTPALLSTQPDAGAPDLAMPYSSLEFRQHQMFPRLSAAQIASLRRFAQPMSFKSGELIFETGRIALGLFVLLHGRVRICSRDSLGRSTLVTEHDDGHFMAEMAQLSGKPALIDGIALTDCETLMVSPDKLRALIVADAQLGEHIMRALILRRLGLIEQGLGPIIVGNGDDARLIRLQGFLRRNAYPAMVIDARHDADAATLLAGITTGPDDFPLVFCPNGSVLRAPDEAQLASCLGLVPTFERSHIYDVAIVGAGPAGLAAAVYAATEGLSVAVFDQRAPGGQAGASSRIENYLGFPTGISGQALAARAFQQALKFGAHLAIPGKVTCVDSEDGIHGLTLLDGQRVNARTVVVASGAAYRKPGVAGFDRYEGSGIYYWASPIEAKLVKGQDIVLIGGGNSAGQATVFLANFARSIRVLIRGADLNASMSKYLIDRIGSLPNVSVCTRCTLQALDGDEAGLTHVHVRREDEGDETIETRHLFLFIGADPKTDWLMSSGVELDSHGFVVTGFARRSQTHGGTGIHYPLETSLPGMFAVGDVRSESTKRVASAVGDGAAVVSQIHAYLAHCHAAAQNI, encoded by the coding sequence ATGAGTACTCCGGCGATCAACACCCCGGCGCTTCTGTCCACCCAGCCCGATGCGGGCGCGCCGGATCTGGCGATGCCCTATTCGTCGCTGGAGTTCCGGCAGCATCAGATGTTTCCCCGCCTGTCCGCTGCGCAGATCGCGAGCCTGCGCCGCTTCGCGCAGCCGATGTCCTTCAAGTCGGGCGAGCTGATCTTCGAAACGGGGCGCATCGCGCTGGGGCTTTTCGTGCTGTTGCACGGCCGCGTGCGGATCTGTTCGCGCGACAGCCTCGGCCGCTCGACGCTCGTGACCGAACACGACGACGGCCATTTCATGGCCGAGATGGCGCAGCTGTCGGGCAAGCCCGCGTTGATCGACGGCATTGCGCTCACCGATTGCGAAACGCTCATGGTGTCGCCCGACAAGCTGCGCGCGTTGATCGTCGCCGACGCGCAACTCGGCGAGCACATCATGCGCGCGCTGATTTTGCGCCGGCTGGGGCTGATCGAGCAGGGTCTCGGGCCGATCATCGTCGGCAACGGCGACGATGCGCGCCTGATCAGACTGCAGGGCTTTCTGCGCCGCAACGCCTATCCCGCGATGGTGATCGACGCGCGTCACGATGCCGACGCCGCGACGCTGCTCGCCGGCATCACGACGGGCCCAGACGACTTTCCGCTGGTGTTCTGCCCGAACGGCTCCGTGCTGCGCGCGCCCGACGAAGCGCAGCTTGCGTCGTGCCTCGGCCTCGTGCCGACCTTCGAGCGCTCGCATATCTACGACGTCGCGATCGTCGGCGCGGGGCCTGCGGGACTCGCTGCCGCCGTGTATGCGGCTACGGAAGGTCTGTCGGTTGCCGTATTCGACCAGCGCGCGCCAGGCGGGCAGGCAGGCGCGAGTTCGCGGATCGAGAACTACCTCGGGTTTCCGACGGGCATCTCGGGCCAGGCGCTCGCCGCGCGCGCATTCCAGCAGGCGTTGAAGTTCGGCGCGCATCTGGCGATTCCCGGCAAGGTCACGTGTGTCGACAGCGAGGACGGCATTCATGGGTTGACGCTGCTCGACGGCCAGCGTGTCAACGCGCGCACGGTGGTCGTCGCGAGCGGCGCGGCGTATCGCAAGCCGGGCGTGGCGGGCTTCGACCGGTACGAAGGCAGCGGCATTTACTACTGGGCGTCTCCCATCGAGGCGAAGCTGGTCAAGGGGCAGGACATCGTGCTGATCGGCGGCGGCAACTCCGCTGGCCAGGCCACCGTGTTTCTCGCCAACTTCGCGCGCAGCATCCGCGTGCTGATTCGCGGCGCGGACCTGAACGCGAGCATGTCGAAGTATCTGATCGACCGGATCGGCTCGTTGCCGAACGTCTCGGTATGCACGCGTTGCACGCTGCAAGCGCTCGACGGCGATGAAGCGGGACTGACGCACGTCCACGTGCGGCGCGAAGACGAGGGTGACGAAACGATCGAAACGCGTCATCTGTTCCTGTTCATCGGCGCCGATCCGAAGACCGACTGGCTCATGTCGAGCGGTGTCGAACTGGATAGCCATGGCTTCGTCGTGACGGGCTTTGCGCGGCGCTCGCAGACGCATGGCGGCACGGGCATTCACTATCCGCTCGAAACCAGCTTGCCCGGCATGTTCGCGGTCGGCGACGTGCGCTCCGAATCGACCAAGCGCGTGGCGTCCGCCGTGGGCGACGGCGCGGCCGTCGTGAGCCAGATTCACGCTTATCTTGCGCACTGCCACGCGGCTGCACAGAACATTTAA
- a CDS encoding MBL fold metallo-hydrolase: MIRLQVLRAAWLRASLLLSCLCIAAGSPIDTLAAAPKAGIQAPGFYRMTVGDFEVTALSDGTHPFPIDSVVQGVSKADIARDLDREFLQPPVQGSINAFLVNTGSKLVLIDTGAGVLYGDCCGKLIANLRASGYRPEDVDEVLLTHLHKDHVGGIVSNGAMTFPNAIVRTSKAEADYWLDPANKAKAPAFLGSFFDAASASVAPYVAAGRFKPFSGNDVAIEPGIRALVIPGHTPGHSAYVIGSASQRLLAWGDIVHVAAIQLQDPDASVEYDSDAHAAQHARREMLDLAAERRDLVAAAHIAFPGLGHIRKDGATYQWVPVNYDAAPGR; this comes from the coding sequence ATGATCCGTCTTCAGGTGTTGCGTGCAGCATGGCTGCGCGCTTCTTTGTTGTTGTCGTGTCTGTGCATCGCCGCGGGTTCGCCCATCGATACCCTGGCCGCCGCGCCGAAGGCCGGCATCCAGGCGCCCGGCTTCTACCGGATGACGGTGGGCGATTTCGAAGTGACGGCGCTTTCCGACGGCACGCATCCTTTTCCCATCGATTCCGTCGTTCAAGGGGTTTCGAAAGCGGATATCGCGCGCGATCTCGACCGCGAATTCCTGCAGCCGCCCGTGCAGGGTTCGATCAATGCGTTCCTCGTCAACACCGGTTCGAAACTCGTGCTCATCGATACGGGTGCCGGCGTGCTGTATGGCGACTGCTGCGGCAAGCTGATTGCGAATCTGCGCGCCTCGGGCTACCGTCCGGAAGACGTCGACGAAGTGCTGCTCACGCATCTGCACAAGGATCACGTCGGCGGAATCGTGTCGAATGGCGCGATGACGTTTCCGAATGCCATCGTTCGCACCAGCAAAGCCGAAGCCGACTACTGGCTCGACCCCGCGAACAAGGCGAAAGCCCCCGCGTTTCTCGGCAGTTTCTTCGATGCCGCGAGCGCATCCGTCGCGCCCTATGTCGCGGCAGGGCGCTTCAAGCCGTTCAGCGGCAACGACGTGGCCATCGAGCCCGGCATTCGCGCGCTGGTCATACCGGGGCATACGCCGGGGCACAGTGCCTATGTGATCGGGAGTGCGTCGCAACGGCTGCTCGCGTGGGGCGATATCGTGCATGTGGCTGCGATCCAGTTGCAAGACCCCGATGCATCCGTCGAGTACGACAGCGATGCCCACGCCGCGCAACACGCGCGACGCGAGATGCTGGATCTTGCTGCCGAACGGCGCGATCTCGTCGCGGCGGCGCATATCGCGTTTCCCGGTCTCGGGCATATCCGCAAGGATGGCGCGACGTATCAGTGGGTGCCCGTCAACTACGACGCTGCGCCAGGCCGATGA
- a CDS encoding ATP-binding protein yields MTRVGPLDIDFARREARVDGMTVRIGNRAFDILELLIEAQGGLVSKETILERVWPDTVVGDNNLQVHMSALRKLLGDSRDLIKTIAGRGYRLVGSVSFVQHHDHAAASDDARHALAQSAVPNNLPACGSVLVGRDEATAHVSAVLRSARHMTLVGSGGIGKTRVAVEVARRLLEHAPGGVYFVSLGSASDPGSVLATIASVIGVPPGGGCSTRERIVETIGERRMLIVLDGCEHVIDVAAQLANHLLNACPRLRILSTSREPLRIPSESLYWVPALDVPEPNDDTPRVRRCSAVSLFLMRARAIDARFAADDASLHVTGMVCRRLDGIPLAIELAAARAALLGIDTLAAHLDDRFGMLTGGTRTALPRHQTLKATLDWSHALLDEAERKTLRRVGIFADRFPLEAAIAIASDHETRELDVVAAMAALVEKSLVVASTGPGTASFRLLETTRMYALQKLDDNGERRIVALNHARYLSTVIDGNARAAGRCAGERWRSGLPALLDEVRAALGWVLSDDGDEALRETLAVHAVFLFYELSLIDECCKWARRALAAIAPADESAPASSRQRARLRLLAALGAALVLMHGPNAETHAIWREVLMSAKAWSDGQYVDTGSRLIDATPLQKYA; encoded by the coding sequence ATGACCCGCGTCGGACCACTCGACATCGATTTCGCACGCCGTGAAGCGCGCGTCGACGGCATGACGGTGCGCATCGGGAATCGTGCGTTCGACATACTCGAATTGCTGATCGAGGCGCAGGGCGGGCTGGTGTCGAAGGAAACGATTCTGGAGCGCGTGTGGCCGGACACGGTGGTCGGCGACAACAATCTTCAGGTGCACATGTCGGCGCTGCGCAAGCTGCTCGGCGACAGCCGCGACCTCATCAAGACGATCGCGGGGCGCGGCTACCGGCTGGTGGGTTCTGTTTCATTCGTGCAGCACCACGATCACGCCGCGGCTTCGGACGACGCGCGACACGCGCTCGCGCAAAGCGCCGTGCCGAACAATCTGCCCGCGTGTGGCTCCGTGCTCGTCGGCCGCGATGAAGCGACGGCGCATGTCAGTGCCGTGCTGCGCAGCGCGCGTCACATGACGCTCGTCGGCTCGGGCGGGATCGGCAAGACGCGCGTCGCGGTCGAGGTCGCGCGCCGCCTGCTGGAGCATGCGCCTGGCGGCGTCTATTTCGTGTCGCTGGGTTCGGCGTCGGACCCGGGCAGTGTGCTGGCGACGATCGCGTCCGTGATCGGCGTACCGCCCGGAGGCGGCTGTTCGACCCGCGAGCGCATTGTCGAAACGATCGGCGAGCGGCGCATGCTGATCGTGCTCGACGGCTGCGAACATGTGATCGACGTGGCCGCGCAGCTTGCGAACCATCTGCTGAACGCCTGTCCGCGCTTGCGCATCCTGTCGACGAGCCGCGAGCCGTTGCGCATTCCGTCTGAATCGCTGTACTGGGTGCCCGCGCTCGACGTGCCCGAACCGAACGACGATACGCCGCGCGTGCGCCGCTGCAGCGCCGTGAGCCTGTTCCTGATGCGCGCCCGCGCGATCGACGCCCGCTTCGCCGCCGACGACGCGAGCCTTCACGTGACGGGCATGGTATGCCGGCGGCTCGACGGCATACCGCTGGCAATCGAACTCGCCGCGGCCCGCGCCGCGCTGCTCGGCATCGACACGCTGGCCGCGCATCTCGACGACCGCTTCGGCATGTTGACGGGCGGCACGCGCACCGCGTTGCCGCGCCACCAGACGCTGAAGGCGACCCTCGACTGGAGCCATGCGCTGCTCGACGAAGCCGAACGCAAGACCTTGCGCCGTGTCGGCATTTTTGCGGACCGCTTTCCGCTCGAAGCCGCGATTGCGATCGCGAGCGATCATGAAACACGGGAACTCGATGTCGTCGCGGCGATGGCGGCGCTGGTGGAGAAGTCGCTGGTGGTCGCGAGCACCGGGCCCGGCACTGCGTCGTTCCGGCTGCTCGAAACGACGCGCATGTACGCGCTGCAAAAGCTCGACGACAACGGCGAGCGGCGCATCGTCGCGTTGAATCACGCGCGTTATCTGTCTACGGTGATCGACGGCAACGCGCGCGCTGCCGGTCGATGCGCGGGTGAACGCTGGCGCAGCGGCCTGCCCGCTCTGCTCGACGAGGTACGCGCGGCGCTCGGCTGGGTGCTGTCCGATGATGGCGACGAAGCATTGCGCGAAACACTGGCCGTCCATGCCGTGTTTCTGTTCTACGAACTGTCGCTGATCGACGAGTGCTGCAAATGGGCGCGGCGCGCGCTTGCTGCCATTGCACCTGCGGACGAATCCGCGCCTGCGTCGTCACGCCAGCGCGCGCGGCTGCGGCTGCTCGCGGCGCTGGGTGCGGCGCTCGTGCTGATGCACGGCCCCAACGCGGAAACGCATGCGATCTGGAGAGAAGTGCTGATGTCGGCGAAAGCGTGGAGCGACGGGCAGTACGTGGACACGGGGAGCAGACTGATCGACGCCACGCCCTTGCAAAAGTACGCGTAG
- a CDS encoding LysR family transcriptional regulator, giving the protein MNLSFEVLQALDAIDRTGTFAAAAEELHKVPSSLTYLVQKLEVDLGVKLFERTGRRAKLTHAGRVIVEDGRRLLAAARELEQKAKRIEHGWESELRVAIDEIIPFDLIWPHVTEFYKLHLGTRLLLSKETLGGTWDALITRRADLVVGAAGEPPPIANLIAKPIGSLQHAFVIAPSHPLASATEPLTMDAVARHRAVAISDTSRKLTPRTIGLGANQEVLTVPTLETKLAAQIRGLGVGTVPECIAAGPLNRGQLVRKEVSGMRSVTQFYLAWRDDEAGKALRWWVDQLDRPDLIDDVAQRLVAMS; this is encoded by the coding sequence ATGAACCTCTCGTTTGAAGTCCTGCAAGCGCTCGATGCAATCGATCGCACAGGCACGTTCGCAGCCGCGGCCGAAGAGCTGCACAAGGTGCCCTCGTCGTTGACGTATCTGGTTCAGAAGCTGGAAGTCGATCTCGGCGTGAAGCTGTTCGAGCGCACGGGCCGCCGCGCAAAACTCACACATGCGGGCCGCGTCATCGTCGAAGATGGCCGGCGTCTGCTCGCGGCCGCGCGCGAACTCGAACAGAAAGCGAAGCGCATCGAGCATGGCTGGGAATCGGAACTGCGCGTCGCCATCGATGAAATCATTCCGTTCGATCTGATCTGGCCGCACGTCACCGAGTTCTACAAGCTCCATCTCGGCACCCGGCTGCTGCTGTCGAAAGAAACGCTGGGCGGCACATGGGACGCGCTGATCACGCGACGCGCGGACCTCGTCGTCGGCGCGGCGGGCGAGCCGCCGCCCATCGCGAACCTCATCGCGAAGCCGATCGGCTCGTTGCAGCATGCGTTCGTGATCGCGCCCAGCCATCCGCTCGCATCGGCAACCGAGCCGTTGACGATGGACGCTGTCGCGCGTCACCGCGCGGTCGCGATCAGCGACACGTCACGCAAGCTCACGCCGCGCACCATCGGGCTCGGCGCCAATCAGGAAGTGCTGACGGTGCCGACGCTCGAAACCAAGCTCGCTGCGCAGATTCGCGGCCTCGGCGTGGGCACGGTGCCCGAATGTATCGCCGCGGGGCCGTTGAATCGCGGGCAACTGGTGCGCAAGGAAGTGTCGGGGATGCGCTCCGTCACGCAGTTCTATCTCGCGTGGCGCGACGACGAAGCCGGCAAGGCGCTGCGCTGGTGGGTCGATCAACTCGACCGGCCGGACCTGATCGACGACGTCGCGCAACGGCTCGTGGCCATGAGCTGA